CCCGGAGGATGTCCGTAATCTCGGCGCGGTCGTACGCCGGGAAGTACGCCTCCTCGGGGCGGAACACCGACTGCACGCGCCCGTCGAGGTCCTCGATGACGTCCAAGTCGAGGTCCGACGAGACGACGATGACGCCGACCTTCGCGCCCGGATGGGTCTCGTGGGCGCGCAACAGCGAGTACAGGGTGTCGCTTGCCTCCCCCTCGTAGAACAGGTAGTTCACGTCGTCTAAGGCGACCACGAGCACCTCGTCGTCCTCGGCGATGCGCTCGGCGACCTGCCCGAACAGCTTCTTGAACGAGATGCCCGACGAGGGCGGCTCGTACTCGAAAATCTCCTCGAAGACGCGAGAGAAGACGGCGTACCGCGTCGAGTCCACCTGGCAGTTCACGCGCACCGTCCGCACGCCGGGCTGGCCGCCGAGTTCCCCGAACAGTTTCTGGACGGCGGTCGTCTTCCCGGTGCCGGGCGGCCCGCGCACCATCACGTTCAGCGGCCGCGACCCCCTGACGGCCGGTCGGAGCGCGTACTGGAGGGTCTGGAGTTGGGACTCCCGGTGGCGGAACACCTCGGGGACGTAGTCGATTTCGAGCGCGTGTTCATCCCGGAACACGGTCTCGTCCCAGCCCAGCATCCCCTCCTCGGGGTCGTCTTCCATCACTTTCACCACGCTCGGGGAGATACTTAATGCTTCGCCACACTCGCCGCGAAGGCGGCTGAAAGCGCCGCTACCGCCGAATCACGCGTTTCCGGCGCGCGGTTCGGTGGCCGCGTTCGCCCACCGGGCCGCGAAGAAGTCTCGGCCCCACGCGAGCGCCGGGTCGCCGCGCGCCAGCAGGAACGACCGGTCGTCGAACGACCCGTCGAGGCGCGGCAACTGCACGAGGACGGCGTCGTCCGTGACACAGAGCCCGCAGGGCACGTCGGCCGCCCGCACCGCCGCGTCGTCCGCCTCGCGGAGCGCGTCACCCGCCTCCGAGAGCGCGCCGTCCACGAGCACGCGAGCGCCCGCGTCGCCGCCGCAGTCCGCGAGCGCGTCCGCGAGGCCGGGGTCCCGCACCGCGACGAACGCGTCCACGCGGTCGGACGCCGACACGAGCGACCGGAAGCGCTCTCGCGCCCGCGTCGGGTACGTGTCCGGACTCGCCACGACCTCGGCGTCCGCGAGCGCCGGGAGGCGGCGGCGGAACCGCGTCGGCACCACGCTCGCGTCGTGTTCCTCCCAGTAGCCGGTGCCGTCTAGCAGGCGGCCGACGCGCGCCCGGTCGGCGAGACAGCCGGCGAGCACGTCGCCTCTCCCGGTCGTCGCGACGCAGTCGTCGCCCCGGACCACGAGGCCGGCGTCGTCCAGCGCGTCGATGGCCTTGTACACCGCCGAGCGACTGCCGTCGACGGCGGCGAGCAAGTCGTCGGTGGTGGCGCCGCCGTCCGCGACCGCGTGGAGGACCGCCCGCCGCACGTCCGAGCGCGCGACGAACGCGTGGACCGTCTCGGAGACCATGTCGGGTCGGTTCACCCATCAGTAGTGTGGGGGTTTCGACGATTCTCACGAACTGGGTATCGCGGCGCGAGAACTGTTTAGGACGCCGAATTCAACGCTTTTGGGCGTTCGTTCTGAACCGACGACTATGCCCTCCGAGAAGTATCCCGACTCCGGGCGGCGCCGGTTCGTGAAAGGCGTCGTCGGGTCCGCCGGCCTCGCCGGCGTCGGTACCGCCGGCACCGCCGCGGTGAACTCCCTCGTCTCCTCGACCGGCGTCGGCGGTGGCGCCGTCACCTACTACGGCATCGAGAACACCGACGGCCCCGCGCCCCGCGCGATGCCCCAGATTCCCGTCGAGCTCGACGACGACGGCTACCTGAAGGGGAAGTGGACCGGCTTCGAGGAGGTCGAAGCGAAGGACGGCGGGACGAAGCGAATCGCGAACGCCGAGGAGATAGCCGGCGTCGACTACTCGCCGCGGTGGTTCCAGTACTGCGGGATTCAGGGCGTCGCCGGCCTCCAACCCGACTACGACGGCGACAACTACTTCCGGTACGCCGGCGGTGGGCGCGCCTACGACTGGCAGCCATCCGACGGCCGCGTCAACGTCGAGGACTTCGCGGACTACGAGACGTGGACGAACGGCGTCGGGAAGGACGGACTCGGGAAGGGCGCGTTCACGACGTGGCGCTCCCAGAACGTCGACACCACGATTCCCGTCCAAATCATCCGCTCGACGCGCATCGAGGCGGCCGCCAACGGCGACGGCGAGGCCGCCGACTGGCTCGCCGAGAGCACCGCCGAGGGGTTCATGGCGGTTCTGAACAAGTGTACGCACTACTGCTGTACGCCGAAGTTCAAGTCCCCGCAGGGCGTCAAGTTCGACGCCGAGAACGGCGTCTACTGTCCCTGCCACCAGTCCAGTTACGACCCGTTCAGCATCGTCAAGCGCAGTTACACCGCGCTCCCCCGGCCCGGCGACTAGAACTTCTCTAGGAGCCGCCCGTAGAACCCCGCCTTCGACGCTTCGGCTCCCCCGCGGCCGCCGTCGTCACCGTCACCGCCGTCCGCCGCGGCGCCGTCTGCCAGTTTCTCCACGATGAGTTCCGGCGTGGAGCGCGCGAGGTGGTCCTTGACGGGGGAGCGCTCGACGACCAGTTCGCCGTCCTCCAGGCCGAGGGCCTTGATGCCGTCGACGGTCACGCCGAACCCGCACTGGTCCCGAATCTCGCCCGCGAGGTGGGAGACGAACACGCCCGACGCGCCCGCCTCGTGGAGTTCTTCGAGGATGCCAGCGACGATTTTCGCGGACGCCCCCGGCTCCGTGATGGATTCGAGTTCGTCCACGAGCACGAGTTTGCGCGCCGCGCCCTCGGTCAGTCCCGCGAAGTCCCGGAGCGTCGCCTCGAACGCGCCGGCGTCCAGCGTCCCCTGTGACTTCGCGTAGTAGTGGAGTTCCTCCACCTCGGGGACGCGCGCGGACTCGGCGGGCACCGGGAGGCCCATGTGCGCGAGCACGACGACGACGGCCACGAGGTCCAGCGTGCTCGTCTTCCCGCCGGAGTTCACGCCCGAGAGCAGCGCCACGCCGTCCACGCCGTAGTCCACGGGGTCGACGTCCGCGAACGCCACGTCGAGCAGCGGCGAGCGCCCCGCGTCGATGTCGAAGCCGCGGCCGCCCCGCTCCGCGAGCACGCAGTCGAAGTCGTTCGCGAACCGCGCGATAGCCAACTCCACGTCGAGGTCGAGGGCGTCGTTCACGAGGTCCCGGGTCGGCTCCCGGAGGTCCGCGAGCGTCGACGCGAGGTCGCGTTTCCGCTCGGCGGCGCGCCGGTCGCGGGCCGCCGTCAGGTCCTCGCGCAGTCGCGACACCGCCTCCGCGTCGTGTTCCACGGGGAACGTCGGTTCGTCGCCGAACGCGCGCTTGGCGACCTCCGCCTCCCCCGATTTCAGGTCGAGCGCGTCCACGAGGTGGTCGCGGGCCGCCGCCACCGCCTCCGCGTACTCGTCGGCGAGTTCGCGGGAGAGCAGGCTGTCGACGCCAGCGCCGCGCTCCACGAGGCTCAGCAGGTCGGCGCCCTCGATGGTCACGTCCTGCTCCTGAATCGCCTCCCGGAGGCGGTCGTTGGCGACCGACTCCGCGGTCGAGACGGCGGCGTCGAGGTCGTCGACGGCCACCGAGAGGCGGTCGAGTTCGTCGTCGCCCGCCACGCTCCCGTCCGATTCGAGTTGCGCGAGCGCGGCGTCCAGTTCGTCGAGGTCCACGCCAGCGTCCAGACCCGCCGTCTGGTGGACCTCGATGGCCGCCCGGATGCGGTCGCGGTTCGTCGCGAAGAAGGACAGCACGCGCTCGGGCACGACCTCCTCGGGGCGGTCGAGGGCGTCGGGTTCGACGCGTACGTCGCCGTCCACCTCCACGCCGACGAACGCCTCGTCGAGCGCGACGACCGTCGAGTAGCCCCGCGCGAGGTCCGCCAGCCCGCGGGCGTCCTCCACGACTTCGACGGAGAGTTCGGGGAACGTCTCCCGGGCCGCGCTGTACCGTTCGGCGTCGGTCGTCGCGAGACACCGGTCCCGGACCGCCAGCCCGTCCGGCCGGGACAGCGGTTCGACGCCCACCAGCGCGTCCAACACCGCGGGGTCGGGGTCGCGGGCCATCGCGCGCTCCGCGAACTCGTTGGCCTCCCGAATCCGGGAGTCGGTCGCGCTCGGGTAGAACGTCCGCAGGCGCTGGCTCGCGTAGTCCGTGACGGCGCGCTCCTGTAACAGCGCGAGCACGCGGTCGTACACCTCCCGCGCCCGGTCGGTCGCGAGGAAGCCGCCGGGGTCGTCGTGGCGCGCGCGAATCGCGTTCCGCACGATGCGCGCCGCCCGCCCCTCGCTGACGCCGGGCGCGCCGGCGACCGCCGCCACGTCCCCGCGCTCTAGGGCCGCCTCCGGGTCGTCCAGCGACCGCAGCGCGTCCGCGGTCTTCGCGCCGACGCCCGGAATCGCCTCCAGTTCCATCGCCGGACCGTTGGCGTCCTCCCTCAAAGTGCTTACGCGCCCACCCGGTCAGAACCCGACTCACCCCGCCGGCCCGCGCTCGCCCGGCAACGATTTACCCGCGGGGCGTCCAGAAGCGACCATGCGAATCGAGTTCGACCGCGACACCTGCATCGGGATGTTCCAGTGCGTCGCGGAGTGGGGCGACGGCTTCGAGCAGGACGCCGACGCCGGGAAGGCGATTCTAGTCGAGGGCGAGGAAGTCGAAGAGGACGTGTTCGCCCGGGAGATTCCCGAGGACGCCGAACTGGACGCGAAGTTCGCGGCGCGCTCGTGTCCCGTCGACGCCATCGCCGTCTACGACGACGACGGCGAGCAAATCGTCTGAGCGGGAGCGAGCGACGCCGAGGCGCGCGCTCGGCCAAACACTTTTCACTCGACGCCCTGTACTGTGTGGTAGCATGTGCCACCCGTGGGAGGAAGTCCCCGTCTGGGACACCGCCGACGTCGAGACGGAACACGAAGACGGCACCGAGGACGTCCAGCGCGAAGTCGCGCCGTCCTGACTGCGCGACGGCGGCGCTGAGCGCACTCGAAAGAACAGAGAAGCGACGCGGCGTCGTTACGAGATTTTGTCGTACTGCTCGGAGAGTTTCTCGGCGGCCTCGCCGAGCTGGTCGCGCTCGTACTCCGTGAGGTCCCACTCCACGACCTCCTCGACGCCGTTCGAGCCGAGTTTCACGGGGACGCCGAGGCCCACGTCGTCGAGCCCGTACTCGCCGTCGAGCACGAGGCTGCCGGGGAGGACTTCGCCGGTGTCCCGGAGGATGGCCTCGACCATGTGAGCGACGCCGGTCGCCGGGCCCCACTGGGTCGCGCCCTTGCGCTCGATGACGTTCATCGCGGACTCCTGGAGGTCCGAGAGAATCTCGGCCTGCTCGGAGTCGCTGAACTCGGGGTCCGCGCCGTTCACGCGCACCTTCGAGAACACGGGCACCTGCGCGTCGCCGTGCTCGCCGAGGATGGTCGCCTCGACGTTCTGCACGGGCGCGTCGAAGCGCTCGCTCAGGACGTACCGGAAGCGCGCGGAGTCGAGGCGGCCGCCGAAGCCGACGACCTTGTGGCGGTCGCGGTCGCCCGTCTCGTAGAGGTGGCGGTTCAGGAGGTCGACGGGGTTCGACGTGGTGACGGTGACGAAGTCGTCGTTGTGCTCCGCGATGGAGGAGCCGATGTCCTCCATGATGGGCGCGTTGTCGCCCGCGAGGTCGATGCGGGTCTGCCCGGGCTGGCGCGGGATGCCCGCCGTGATGACGACCACGTCGGAGCCCGCGGTGTCCTCGTAGCCGCCCTGGTAGACCTCGGTGTTCGAGTCGTAGGCGACGCCGTGGTTCGCGTCCGCGGCCTGCCCGATGGTCTCGTCTTCCTTGTCCGGGATGTCCACGAACACGAGTTCGTCGGCCACGTCGCGGAGCGCGAGGTTGTAGCCTGCGGCGGCGCCGACCGTGCCGGCTGCCCCCACGATGCTGACTTTCGTCATATCACGTAAACCACCTCCGGGGAGGCCGTTAAGCGCTTCGATACCCGCACTCCCGGCCCCGAACGCGCCCACTCTCGGGGCCGACAGCCGCCGAACGCCGATTCGACGAACGACGACGTTCCGCCCACAGGCTTTTCGACGCTCCCGGCCCTCCACTCCCCCATGAGCGACACGGACGACGGCTTCGACGAGGAGGCCGTCCGCGAGGAACTCCGCGAGAAGTACGAGAACGAACAGGAAGACCGCGAGACCACCGCCCGCATGAGCGAACTCCTCCTGCAGGGCGCGACGATGACCAACGACCACTGCGACCGCTGTGGCTCCCCCATCTTCCGGTACGACGGCCAGTCGTTCTGCCCGACCTGCCAGCACGAAGCCCAGCAAGCGCAGGCCGAACAGGAGCAGCGAACGCAGGCCGAGCAGGAACAGCGGGCGCAGGCCGAGCGAGCCCAGGCACAGCAATCCCGAACCGAGCAGGCACAGGCTGGCGGCCAGCGGGCCGACGCGCCAGACCAGCAGGCCGCCGCCGAGCAGCCGCCCGCCGACACCCGCCAACAGCCAGCCGACGCCCAGCGAAGCCAGCCAGCGCCCTCGGCACGGACCGACGACCAGTCGCGGGACCAGCGCGCTCCCCAGTCGCCCGCCCGGTCCGCGTCGGGCGGCACGCCGTCGAGCGAAGCCGCCGACGCGCTCGAATCGAGTATCGCCGCGCTCGCACGCCGCGCCGCGAGCGCCGACGACCCGCGGACCGCCCGCGAGTACCTCGAAGCCGCCCGCGAAGCCGCCGAAGCGCTCGCCGCGCTCCGGTAGCCGACGGTCGGCGAAAACGGTTATCCCGGGAGCCATACACCTCTCTGTATGGACATCCTCGTTCCCGTCGACGGCTCGGACTGCAGTTTCCGCGCGCTCGACTTCGCCGCCGACATGGCGCCCCGGTACGACGCCGACCTCCACGTCGTCCACTTCGCGGAATCCGAGACCGACGCCACCGACGCCGTCCGCGACCGCGCCCGGACGCTCCTCGACGCGCAGGGCGTCGACGCCGAACCCGAAGTCACCACCGACGCCGACTTCGAGTTCCGACCCGGCGACCGCGTCGGCGACGACATCCTCTCGCTCGTCGACGAACGCGGCTACGACCACGTCGTGATGGGCCACCACGGCGCCGGCACCATCGAGCGCGCCATCCTCGGGAGCGCCGCCGAAACCGTCCTGCACGCCGAGAAAGTGCCGGTGACCGTGATTCCGTGAGTTCGCCGCGACGTTCCGCGAGCGCGCTACTCCGGCCGGTAGTCCGTCCCGACGACTTCGCGCACGCGCTCGGCGGTGACCTCGCCGACCCCCGAGGCGTCCTGTAGGTCCTCGACGCTCGCGGTCATCACGGCCTCCACGCTGCCGAACTCGCCGAGCAGCGATTGGGCAGTCACGGGGCCGATGTCTGCAATCGAGGAGACGACGTACTCCTGTTGCTCGCCGAGCGTCTTCGCCGCCTTCTCGCCGTGCGCGTCCACTTCGCGGTCGTTCTCGGTCTGCTCGCGCTCCGCGATTGTCCGAATCATCTCCGCAGTGTCGTCCTCGTCTCTCGTGTGGACGACGCTCACGCCCCAGTCCACGGCGAGGCTCGCGAGTGTCGCGCGAATCGCGTTCGGGTGGACGTTGCGCTCCGCGTACAGGTCCCCGTCACCCTCCAACAGCAGGACGGGGCGCGTGTAGTGTCGCGTCAGGTCCTTGGCCTGCTCGAAGATGGAGCGGTCGCCGCCCAGCAGGGTGTCCATGAAGTCGGCGTGGGACTTCCGCTCGACGGCGACGCGGTCCGAGAGCACGTAGTCGCCGACGGCCAGCGTCTCCAAGCGCGTCTCGACGTCCTCGCGCTTCGAGAGGTCGCGGGCGATGTTCGAGTCGAGTTCGCGCTGGTCGACCACCACCTCCACCTCGTCGTCGCCTCCGGCGCGCGCCGCTACGCCCTCGTCGTCCTCGCTCCCGTCGACGTCCTCGGGGTCCGGTGCGTCGAAGTCCGTCAGCCCGGCCTGCTCGTCGCTCTCGTCGTCCTCGGCGTCGGCAGTCGCCTCCTCGTCGCCACCGACGTCCGCATCCGCGCCGTCGTCGCCCGCGCTTTCACTGTCCGCGCTCTCGTCGTCGTAGTCGTCGAGTGCCTGCTGGTCGCCGTGCAAGTCACTCTCCAGTTCCTCGGCGACGCCCTTCAGCGACCGCAGTTCCTCCTCCATCTCCTGCTCGCGCCGGCGCGAAATCCAGAAGTACGCCTCGTCGCGTGTGTCTTCGGCCATCAACACGACCACGCGACCCTCGGTCTGTCGTCCGGTTCGCCCCTTCCGTTGGACCGACCGAATCGCCGTCGGCACCGGTTCGAAGAAGAGCACGAGGTCGACCTCCGGCACGTCCAGTCCCTCCTCCGCGACAGAGGTTGAGACGAGCACCTCGAACTCGCCGTCGCGGAACTCGTCTAAGGTCTCGCGTTGCTCCTTTTGGGTCATCCCCTCGCTGCCGTCGGCGTCGCCCTGCCCGACGAACCGCCGCGTATCGAAGTGGTCGCCGAGGAAGTCGGTCAGGGCCTCCGCGGTGTCGCGGGACTCCGTGAACACGATGACGCGGTCGCCGCCCTCGATGCCCAGCGTCTCCGCGAGCAACATCCGGGCCTTCCGGAACTTCGGGTGGAGTCCGTCGAAGTCGTCTGCGATTCGCATCGCCTCCTTGACTTTCGGCTCGGAGACGAGGCGTTGGCTCGCCTTCGACGCGCCCGACGACCGGGCGGCGTTGCGCTGGCGCTCGAAGTACCGCCGGACCGACTCCACGCTCTGGGTCTCGACCAGTTCGACGGCGCGCTTCAGTTTCATCACCTCCGCGTGGACGCTCATTCCCTCGTACCCCTCGCTCTGGTCGTTGTCGATGAGTTGCTGGAGTTCGGCGCGAATCCTGTTCAAGTCCTTCTGGGAGATGTCCGGGCTCGACGCCCGCGTCACCCCCAGGTCGCGGAGTTTCTCCAGTCGGTCCTCGATGACCTCGTTGACGGCGTCCCGAATCTCCAGGACGTCGTCGGGCAGTTGGATGCGCTCCCACTGCACGTCCGTGTCGTACGTGTGCTCGCCGACGTCCGCGTCGTCCTCGGTCATCACCTCCACGTTCGCCACGCCGAGGTTCTCGCAGACCGTGCGGATGTCCTCCTCGTTGCCGCCCGGCGACGCCGACATCCCCGTCACCAGCGGGTCCGCCGCGTCCGCGTGGTAGCGCTCCGCGATGTACGTGTACGCGTAGTCGCCGGTCGCGCGGTGGCACTCGTCGAACGTGCAGTGAACGACGTCCCGCAGGTCGATTCGCCCGCCCACGAGGTCGTTTTCCACGACCTGGGGCGTCGCGACGACGACGCGCGCGCTCGACCACATCTCCGCCCGGTCGTCGGGCCGCGTCTCCCCCGTGAACACCACCACCTCGTCGTCCGGCACCGCCAACGCCTCCCGGTAGAACGCCGCGTGCTGCTCGACCAGCGGCTTCGTCGGCGCGAGCATCAGCGACGTCCCGCCCGCGTCGTCGTCCAGCCGGTACGCCGTCACCAGCAGGCTCACCGTCGTCTTCCCCAGCCCGGTCGGCAGGCAGACGAGCGTGTGGTCGCGGCGCGCCGCCGCCGCGAGTTGGAGTTGGTACTGGCGGGCCTCGATGACGCCCGACTCCAGCATCGAGTGGTCGACGTGCGCGGACTCCGACATTCGCAGTGTGGTTGGTCGCTCTCGCGGTTAAGGCTTCGCGTACCGGGGTGAAAGTGGAGTGACTCTGGCTCTGACGCTTGCGCTTTCGCCCACTGCTGGGAAGCCCCGCGGCTCTGGGCTCGGGAGCCTCGCTGCGCGCCTCGGTCGCTTCGCTTCCTGCGGTGTCTGCTCACGGCGCGAAGCGCCGTTCGCACGGGCCGAGGCGGCGTAACCGCCTCGCGGCTTACGTCGGCTGCCGTCGCCCAGAGCCACGCCCCTTCCCGAGCCCCACCCTACTGGTCGTCGAGTAGCAGGATGCAATCGGTCGTCGAATCGTGCGAAGCCATCGGCTGTCGTGTGTGCGTGACTGTTCGACAAAATCCCGGGCTATATCGCCTGCGCGAGCCACATTGCGGCCGCCGCGCCGAGCGGGATGCTCGCGTTGTCGTCGATGACGTAGCCGCGGACCACGGGCGTCGCGCCGTCTGCGAGCGTCGCCGCGAGCGCGCCCGCGACGGCCGCCGCGAACGGCACGTCGAGCAGGCTGGCGATGCCCAGACAGATGCCGAACGTCGCCAACAGCACCCAGCCGCGTTTCACGCCGAGTTCGCCGCGGGAGAGCAGCCCGCTCGCGGGGTCCGCGAGCATCAACATCAACAGCGCCGGCACCGCGATTGCGGGGGCGAACAGCCACGCCGTCGCCGTCGAGGAGAGCACGTAGAGTGCGTACCCCGCGGGGTTGTCCTGCTCGTAGTCGCGAGTGAGCGCGTCGAAGATGCGCCAGTTCACGCGCCCCGACAGTCGGAGCGCTTCGAGAACGAGTGCGATTACCGACCCGACCACGAGGAGCCACTGCACGACCGCCCACTGGACCACGCTGGCGAGGTACGCCGCGGGGACGACGGCCCCGCTCGCGTGTACCAGTCGGCGGCCGAGTTCGCTCACAGGTCGGCGAACGTCGTCTCGCCGTCCCGGAGCGCCGGCAGCAGTTCCGTGAGGTCGTCGGCCGCCACTCGGGTCTGCTCGGTCGTGTCGCGGTCCCGCAGGGTGACCGTGCCGTCCTCCAGCGTGTCGTAGTCGACGGTCACGCAGTACGGCGTCCCGACCTCGTCCTGCCGGCGGTACCGGCGGCCGATGTTCCCGGAGTCGTCGTAGGTCACCGACAGCCCCGCCTCGCGGAGGTCGGCCGCGAGGTCGCGGGCCGTGTCGCCCATGTCGTCTTTGTCCATCAGCGGGAACACGCCGACGGTCGTCGGCGCGACTTCGGCCGGCAGACGGAGCACGTCCCGTTCCTCGCCGTCCACTTCGTCGGCCTCGTAACTGTGCGCGAGGACGGTGTAGACGGCGCGCCCGACGCCGAACGCCGGTTCGACGACGTGGGGAACGATGTGGCGGCCCGACTCCGTGACCTCCTCGACCGAGAAGCCGGTTTTCTCCGTCGGGACGGCGTACGCCTCGCCGTCCACTTCGACGGTCACCTCGTCGCCGTCGAACGCCGCGCGGTCGCGCTCCGCGAGCGCTTCGAGCGCGTCCGCCACGGCCGCCGCGTCGCCGCCGAACTCCGGCCCGAGGTACGCCATGTCCGGGTCGACCGTCGCGCGCTCGACGGTCTTCGGCTCGTCGTACTGCTTGAAGACGGTGAAGTTGTCGTCGGCGTGGTCGGCGTGCTTCGAGAGGTCGTAGTCGGTACGGGACGCGACCCCCTCCAGTTCGACCCAGTCGCCGTCGACTTCTGCCTCGGCGTCCCAGCAGTCCGCCGCGTAGTGCGCGAGTTCACCGGGGAGGTGCTGGCGGAACCGGAACCGCTCCATGTCGACGCCCACGCGCTCGAACCACGCCTTCGACCGCGCGAGGAAGTACGCCACCCACTCGCCGCCCACGAGGCCCTCGTCGAGTGCCTCCTGTGGCGTCAGGTGGACGTACTCCTCGCCCTCGCTCTGCTGGGCGTCGGCGTCGTACAGCGGCAACTCCACGTCGGCCACGCGGTCCAGGTCGGGGCCGTCGCCCTCGGGGTCCACGAAGTACTCCAGTTCCGCCATC
The nucleotide sequence above comes from Halobacterium litoreum. Encoded proteins:
- the glyS gene encoding glycine--tRNA ligase, which codes for MSDLSELARRRGFFFQANEAYGGVSGFYTYGPEGAALKRNVEESWRDRFVTREGNMEIDSPTVTPEPVFLASGHLDGFDDMLVECAECGESHRADHVVEDNTDIEDAETYPTEKVEDIIAEHDLVCPSCGAPLAGQPVEEFNLMFETSIGPGSGQPGYLRPETAQGMFTEFPRLKEYARNQLPFGVAQIGAGYRNEISPRNALLRAREFTMAELEYFVDPEGDGPDLDRVADVELPLYDADAQQSEGEEYVHLTPQEALDEGLVGGEWVAYFLARSKAWFERVGVDMERFRFRQHLPGELAHYAADCWDAEAEVDGDWVELEGVASRTDYDLSKHADHADDNFTVFKQYDEPKTVERATVDPDMAYLGPEFGGDAAAVADALEALAERDRAAFDGDEVTVEVDGEAYAVPTEKTGFSVEEVTESGRHIVPHVVEPAFGVGRAVYTVLAHSYEADEVDGEERDVLRLPAEVAPTTVGVFPLMDKDDMGDTARDLAADLREAGLSVTYDDSGNIGRRYRRQDEVGTPYCVTVDYDTLEDGTVTLRDRDTTEQTRVAADDLTELLPALRDGETTFADL